The Candidatus Desulfarcum epimagneticum genomic interval ATCGGCATATTTTTTTTCTTCAGGAACCGCGGCTTTGCGTTTGGCCACTTCTTCGCGTATGCGCTTCATGATTTCATTCGCATCTATTTTCAACCTGTTGATTTCAAACATAACGCGCTCTTATTCTTAGGGTTCGCTCAAAAATTAGTTTACAATTTTTGGGAGTTAAGTCGCCTGCCTGACAAGGCGTGAACACTTGAGGCATATCGGGATATGCCGAGTTTTCATAACGCAGTCAGGCAGGATGAATTGGCTTCCAAAATGTAAAGCTATTTTTGAGCGAGCCCTTAGATTCCATCGCCTGAAAACTTTAAATACGGATATTATTTATTTTTCGCCACTTTTTTAAAAACATCCAACGTTTCGGCAGCGCTTTTTTCCCATGAGAAACGTTTCGCCTGATTCAAACCCAGGCGCGCCAGATTCCGGCGGAGCCGGGTGTCGTGAGAGACCTGCTCAATCGCTTGAGCCAAATCTTCGCTGTCAAAGGGATCAATGAGGATGGCGGCGTCTCCCGCCACTTCCGGCATGCTCGATCTGTTGGAACAGATGACCGGGCATCCGCAGGACATGGCCTCGACGATCGGCAGACCAAACCCCTCGTAGATGCTTGGGTAAATCAAAGCGACGGCGCCGTTGTAGAGAGCGACCAGGTCATGGTCGGGGATATGGCCGAGCACATACACCGGGTTCGTCTTTTTCATCATTTCCGCTTTTTTGATCCATTCCTTATCTCCCCATGCATGCCACCCGGCGAGAACGACTGGAATATCGGTTTTGGCCGCGCGCAGGGCGTCCATTAAAAGATCAATGTTTTTCCGAGGCTCCAGAGAACTTACAAACAGCAGATATGATTCAGGAAGTCCATAGTTATCCCTGACCTTTTTTACTTTTTCAGCTGAAACCGGACCGAACACAGGGTCAGCCGCAAGATGAACAAAGCTGACCATTTCAGGGGGAACGTTGAGTTCATTGATGATTTCCTGACGTATGTATTCGGAAATCGTCAAAATATGATTGGCATACTTGAAACGCCGTTTGAGAAAATACTCAAAGAACAAGACCCTTTCACGGGGATGCGTCTCTTTGTATCGGCGCATGGAAAGATCACACATGGTATAAAGGGTGGGCGAAGAGGTCATTTTTGACGGTGTGAAGCCGGTCTCATGATAAATATCAAAAAATGTGTTCCGACAGATTTCTCTTAATTTTCTTTCTTGCCTCAACAGGTGAAGAGAGCGGAGGCCAAAGACAATCGGATCGGCCAATTTCCATACAGTGGCGGTCATTTTCTCCCATCTGGCAAAATCGGCAAGCGGGGGCATGGCGCCCAGGACTTCATTGCCCCACATATAAAAAATACGCCCCTGATCCAGGTCGGACAACGCGGCGTACAGATTGCGCAGGTATCTCGATATGCCGGTCAGAATGCCGGCCATGGGATTTGCGTTAACCAGTATTTTCACAATTGACCTCTCAGGACATTTTTTTTGTCAAAGCAGGGCCATCCTCCCCGGAATGGTATTCTGGGACATGGCGGCGGCATTCCGCCCGTCCCTCTTTTTTTAAATCTTCCACCACGGACTTCACCTCCCGGCTGTTTTTCAGATCAGAGACAAAAATCGAATCCGGGGTCTCCACAATGACCATGTCCGTCAGATGATTGGCCACCACCAGGCGCTTGTGCCCCATGATCAGGCATCCCCTGGCGTTCCGGGCCACCACGTCTCCGGAGATGACGTTTTGGTTTTCGTCCTTGGGCAAAAAATCATAAAGGGACTTCCATGTCCCGATGTCGCTCCAGCCGAAATCCGCAGGCAGCGCCACGCCCCTTCGGGTTTTTTCCATGATGGCGTGGTCGATGGAGATGTCGGGCAGGCGCCGGTAGTCCTCCAGGGGGATTTCCCCGCCCTTGGAGAGCATGGCGCGCATGTCCCTGACAAGCCCGGGGAGGTGGGTATTCATCTCTTCGATGAGAACAGAGGCTTTGAAGGCGAACATGCCGCTGTTCCAGAAAAAATTTCCAGCCTCGATATATGCCTCGGCGGTTTCCCGGGGGGGCTTTTCCACGAAACGCTTAATGGAAAGGGCGCCGTCTAAAACCTTTTCACCTCCCTCAATGTAGCCGTAGCCGGTTTCCGGGTAATGGGGGCGGATCCCGAAGGTCACCATGTGGCCCTGGGAGGCCAGCCGGATGGCGGCCTGAAGCTTTTGGTTGAAGCGCGCCTCGTCTTTGATCACATGGTCCGCCGGAAACACGCAGCAGATGGCGTCCTTTTCCTCGGACAGGATGTGAAGCGCTCCCAAAAGAATGGCCGGGGCGGTGTTCCGGCCGCAGGGCTCCACATAGATTTTTCCCTCGGGCGAAATCCCGGCCTCCTCCATGTGGCGCGAAATGTCATGGCAGTGCTCGGCGCCGCAGACCACCTTGATCCTGGAAAAATCAATGGCCGGCGCCACGCGTTTGATGACGCTTTGAATCATGGAGTCCCTGCCGGCGAACCGGGCCAGCTGTTTGGGATAACGCTGCCTGGAAACCGGCCAGAGCCGGGAGCCGGACCCGCCGGCCAGCAGTATGGCGTAGGATTTTGTTTCCTGAGCATCCATTTCGGACAACGGCTCAGCCATCTTCCCTCCCCATCTCCCGGGCCACGGAACTCACTGCGTTTGGCCCCAGGAGCGCTTTGGCCTGCCGGGAAAAAACCGGCCCCGGGTCCAGGCAAAAGCTCTCAGGAAACGCCAGGACCACCTCATATTTTCCCGGGCTGTTGAGATGCAGGTATCCCCGGCAGGTCCCGGGATGGTTTCGAATGAGATCCCGAAGCCGGGAAAGATCGTTTTCCCGGACCTGGTCAATATTCATGGTGAAATGCACGCCGGCCGTCCAGACCGACTCGGCCTCGTCCATCAACACAATCGAATCCGCCAGTATCTTGGTGGATTTTTCCTCCTTTTGGGTGGTTCCCCGGACAAAAACCGCCGCGTCTTCTTCCAGAAACTCGTGGACCTTCGCGTACAGCTTTGAAAACACCACCGCCTCCGCCGATCCGTTGAGGTCTTCAATGGAGACAAAGCCCATGGGGTCTCCTTTTTTGGTGCGGATGTGTTTCACGCTCCGGATGATCCCGCCCATGGACACCTTTTTCCCGCTTTCTTTCTCCCGGATGGAAAGGGAGTCCACGTTGGCGAACTTGTCCATAAGCGCCCGCCGGCGGTTCAAAGGATGCCCGGTGATGTAAAAGCCCAGGGCCTCCTTTTCAAAGGACAGGAGGCTTTTTTCATCCCATTCCTCAAGCTCAGGCATCTTCGGGGCGTTGATGTCCGGGTCGCCGCCGATCTCAAACAGGGTCATCTGGGGGTCGTTTTTTTCTTTTTGAACCCGCTGGCCATGGTCCGCCGCGTCGTCCAGGACCGCCATGAGGCCGGCCCGCGTGGCGCCGGTGGAATCAAAGGCCCCGCATTTGATGAGGCTTTCCATGACCCGTTTGTTGACCTTTCCCAAGTCCACACTCTCGCAGAAATCAAAAAGAGACGAGAAATTCCCCTCTTCCCGGGCCTTGAGAATCAGGTCCACGGCGTTCTCCCCCACATTCTTCACGGCCAGAAGGCCGAATCGGATTTTTGAATCCGCCACCCTGAAACGTTTGCCGCTTTCGTTGATGTCCGGCGGCAGAACGGGGATGTCATGGTCCCGGCATTCGGCGATGAATTTGACCACCCCGTCGGTGGAATGCATCTCGCTGGTGAGCAGCGCGGCCATGAATTCCAGCGGGAAATGGGCCTTCAGATAGGCGGTCTGGTAGGAGATCAGGGCGTAAGCGGCGCTGTGGGATTTGTTGAAACCGTATCCCCCGAATTTTTCAATGAGATCGAAAATGCTTCGGGCGGCGTCTTCGGAAATTCCCTTTTTTCCGGCCCCGGACACAAAGCGATGGCGGTGGGAGGCCATGATTTCGGGAATTTTCTTTCCCATGGCCTTCCTGAGATCGTCGGCTTCGGACATGGTGTAATCCGCCAGCTCGCCGGCGATTTTCATCACCTGCTCCTGGTACACGATGACGCCGTAGGTTTCTTTGAGAATGGGCTCAAGCTCGGGAACCAGGTACAGGGCTTTTTTCTCCCCGTGCTTGCATTTCACGAAATCGTTCACCATGCCGCTTTCAAGAGGTCCCGGGCGATACAGGGCCACCAGGGCCACGATGTCGTCAAAGCGCTCGGGCCGCAGGCGGGTGAGAAGGTCCTTCATTCCCGAGCTTTCAAGCTGGAACACCCCGGTGGTGTCCCCGGACTCCAGGAGGCGATAGGTTTTCCCGTCCTCCATGGGCAGATGATCCAAATCAGGCGGCTCGCCGCCCTGCTCCCGGATGAGATTGATGGCGTTTTGAATGACGGTGAGGTTGCGAAGGCCCAAAAAATCAAATTTGACCAGCCCGATCTTTTCCACATGCTTCATGTCGAACTGGGTCACGATCTCGCCCTTTTTGCCTTTGTACAGGGGGAGATACTCCACCAGCCGCTTGTCGGATATCACCACGCCCGCGGCGTGGGTGGAGGCGTGCCGGGGAAGGCCCTCCAGGGTGGCGCAGATTTTCAGCAGATCTTTCACGGCCGGATTTTTCCTGGAAACCTCTTTGAGCCGGGGCTCCTTTTTCAACGCCCCGTCCAGGGTGATGCCCAGATCGTCGGGAACCATCTTGGCGATGGCGTCCACCTCCCCCAGGGGCATGCCCAGCGCCCGGCCCACATCCCGGATCACGGCCCGGGTTTTGAGCTTTCCGAAGGTGATGATCTGGGCCACCCGGGCGTCCTCCACGTCCTGGGACTCGCCGCTGTAGCGCTCCACGACATACCGGAAAACCTCCTCCCGGCCCTCGATGCAGAAATCCACGTCAATATCCGGCATACTTTTCCGGGCCGGGTTGAGAAAACGCTCGAAAATAAGGCCGTGCTTGATGGGGTCCAGGTCGGTGATCCCCAGGGAATAGGCCACCAGGCTCCCCGCGGCGGAGCCACGGCCGGGGCCCACGGGGATATTTTTTTTCCGGCTGTGGGAGATGAAATCCGCCACAATGAGGAAATAGCCCGGAAATCCCATGTCTTTAATGAGATCAATTTCCTTTGAAAGGCGTCGGCGGTAAGCTTCCTCGTCAATGTCCGGGTCTGTTTTCCTGATTTTGGAAAGCGTCTTTTCAAAGCCTTCCCGGGCCTTTTTTTCAAAAAGCTCATCCACCTTTTTGCCGGTCCCGTCCTCAAACCGGGGAAAATGGTATTTTCCGGAATCAAAGTGGACTTCGCAGCGCCCGGCGATCTCCACGGAGTTTTCCAGCGCCTGGGGAAAATCGGCGAAGGAGTTTTGCATCTCTTCTTTGGATTTTAAATAAAGCTGGTCGGTGCCGAATTTGAGGCGTTTTCGGTCGTCAACGGTCTTGCCGGTCTGGATGCACAAAAGCACATCATGGGCGCGGACATCCTCCCGGTCCAGGTAATGGCAGTCATTGCTGGCCACAAGAGGCACGGACAGCCTTTGGCTCATGTCGCAAAGGGCCTGGTTCACCGTTTCCTGGACATCGATGCCGTTGTTCTGAATCTCGAGAAAGAAGTTGTCTTCCCCAAGGATATCCACATACTCCAGGGCCGCCTGATCGGCCTCCTTCATTTTGCCGTCCAGGATCAGCCGGGGGATCTGGCCGTGGAGGCAGGCGGACAGGCCGATGAGGCCTTTTCGGTTTTCCCTCAAAAGGGCCTTGTCGATGCGGGGCTTGTAATAAAACCCTTTGAGCTGGGCCACGCTGGCCAGGCGGCATAAGTTCCGGTATCCCTCCATGTTTTCGGCCAGAAGAACCAGGTGGGACATCCCCTTGTGGTCCAGGGGGGTCTTGTCTTCCAGGGACCGGGGCGCCACATAGCATTCGCACCCCAGTATGGGCTTGATCCCGGCCTTTGTGGTTTTTTCATAAAACTCCGGGATCCCGAACATGGACCCATGATCGGTGATGGCCGCCGAACGCATGCCGAAGGCGTTCAGACGCTTTAAAAGCGCGTCGATTCGAATGGCCCCGTCCAGCAGGCTGTACTGCGTGTGGACGTGCAGATGAACAAAATCTTTGCCGGCGTCTGTCATTTTGAGTGATCAATCCAGTCTGTAATTGGGGGCCTCCTTGGTGATCACCACGTCGTGGACATGGCTTTCCTTCATTCCGGCCGCGCTGATCTCAATGAAACGGGCGTTTTGCCTCAAATCCTCAATGTCAACGCATCCCAGGTAGCCCATACCCGCCTTCAGGCCCCCGATGAGCTGATAAACGGCGCCCTCCAAAGAGCCCCGGTAGGGGACCCGGCCCACGATGCCCTCGGGCACCAGCTTGTCGTCTTCCACGCTTTCCCCCTGGTAATACCGGTCCCGGCTTCCTTTTTTCATGGCCTCCAAAGAGCCCATGCCCCGGTATATCTTATACCGGCGCCCCTGGAAAAGAACGAACTCCCCGGGGCTTTCATCGGTGCCGGCGAACAGACCGCCGATCATGACCGAATGGGCGCCCGCTCCCAGCGCCTTGGTGATGTCGCCGGAATATTTGATTCCGCCGTCGGCGATGATCGGAATCCCGGTTTCGCGGGACACCTCCAGGCAGTTTAATATGGCCGTCATCTGGGGAATCCCGACGCCGGCGATGATTCTCGTGGTGCATATGGAGCCCGGCCCGATTCCAATTTTGATGGCGTCCACCCCGGCTTCCGCCAGCGCCCGGGCGCCCTCTTCGGTCCCCACGTTTCCGGCGATCAGCTCGCAGTTGCCAAAAGCGGCCTTTATTTTTCTCACCGCGTCAATCACATTTTTCGAATGACCATGGGAAGTGTCGATCAAAATCACATCGGCTTCCGCGCCGATCAGCTCGCTCACCCGCCCGAGCATGTCCTCCCCCACCCCCACGGCGGCCCCCACCCGAAGGCGCCCCACATCATCCTTGCAGGCATGGGGATGCTTCTTCTTTTTCTGAATGTCCTTGATGGTGATCAGCCCGGTGAGCCGGCCTTTCTGATCCACCACCGGGAGTTTTTCAATTTTATGTTTGTGCAGTTTCTCTTTGGGTCTTTCAAAAGGAATCGATTCTTCCGAAAGGGTCACCAAACCGTTCCGGGTCATCACCTCGGACACTTTTTTATCCACATCCGTCTCAAAGCGCAAATCCCGGTTGGTCACGATTCCCGCCAGCCTGTCTCCATCGGTCACCACCGGGACCCCGGATATCTTGTAACGGGCCATAAGCTGTTTGACTTCGCCTATTTTCCGTTCCGGCCGGGTGGTGATGGGATCTCGGATCACCGCGCTTTCCGATTTTTTGACCTTCAGGATCTCTTTGACCTGGCTTTTCACGCTCATGTTCCGGTGGATGAATCCCATTCCCCCGGATCGCGCCATGGTGATGGCGGACCCCGCCTCTGTGACGGTGTCCATGGCGGCGCTGACGATGGGAATGTTCAACCGGATATTGCGCGTCAGGCGCGTTTTGGTGTCAATATCTTTGGGCAGCGTGTCGGAATAATTGGGAAGCAGCAGCACATCATCAAACGAGTACGCTTTTTCCCGGAATATTTTAGGCATGGTTTCCTCCATTGCGCCTTTGATTCGACGATTTCAGAACTTGACAACACGGCTGTCATATTGTAATGAGCTTACATCTCCTCCGCGCGGCGATGAAACATCGGCGAAAAACCGGCAAAAAAAAAAACAAAAAGGTCTGACATGATTGTTCACATCAACCCCTTGAATCCACAGCCCCGGCTCATTGACAAGACCGTTGAAATCCTGAAAAAAGGCGGCGTCATCGTTTACCCCACCGACACCTATTACGGCATCGGATGCGATATCATGAACAAAAAGGCCATTGAAAAAATTTACAGAATGAAAAACAGGAACAAAAACAAACCGTTCAGTTTTATCTGCTCCGGTTTGAAAAATATCAGCCATTACGCCAAAGTGACCAATTACGCGTACAAAACCATGAAACGACTGCTGCCGGGCCCTTACACCTTTATACTCGAAGGCTCCAAGCTGGTGCCCAAAATCATGCTCACCAAACGAAAAACCGCAGGCATCCGGGTCCCGGATCACCCCATCTGCATGGCCCTGGTGGACGCCCTGGGCAACCCCATCATCTCCACCAGCGCCGCCACGCCCGACGGGTCGGCGTTTCTTGATCCGTCGCTCATACAGGATTATTTCGGCTCAAGAATCGATTTGACCATCGACGGGGGGCCGGCGCCCGGAAGCCCGTCCAGCGTCATTTCCCTTCACCATGACGCCCCGGAAATCATCCGCCGGGGCATCGGCGACGTCAGCCTGTTCGAATAAACCCGCCCGGCTCATTCCCCAGGGGGAAGATAGAGATATCCGGCCCGGGGATTCCCGGCCCCGGCGACTTCGCCCATGATCCGGCCGGCGATTTCCTTTGCCGACATTTTAAGAAAACGTCTGAAAAAATCCTCATCCTCCCGGGGATAAATGGGCGTGATTTTCCCCTTTGCGCCGCTCATTTCCCCGGCCCACTGGATGGCGTCCTCCAGGTTGCCCATCCGGTCCACCAGACCGATCTCCCGGGCCTTGAGTCCTGAGAATATCCGGCCGTCGGAAATTTTTTCCACCTTTTCCACAGGCATCTTCCGCCCCCGGGCCACGGCCCGGATAAACTGCCGGTGGATGGAGTCGGAAAAATCCTGCAAAATCTGCTTCTCGCCGGGCCTCATGGGCCGGGCCGGGGAGCCTGTGTCTTTGTACCGCCCGCTTTTGATGACAAAGGATTTCAGCCCGATTTTTTTCAAAAGCTCCTCATAGTTCATAAACCCCATTATCACGCCGATGCTTCCCGTGATGGTGCCGGGGTTGGCCATGATGCCGTGGGCCGATGAGGCGATATAGTAACCCCCCGATGTGGCGATGGCTCCCATGGACGCCACCACTTTTTTCTTTTGGGCCGTCTTTTCCACCTCCCGGCAGATCTCCTGGGACGGCGCCGCGCCTCCCCCGGGGGAATCGACGCGAAGCACGACGGCCCGGATGGAGTCATCCTCCCGGAAACGTTTCAAACGAAACACAATGTCCCTGGATTCCGCGATGACCCCGGACACTTCAATGACCCCGATTTTTTCCCCTCCCGACCCCGCCGGATAGTGATACCCGGAATCCGAAGGAGAGAGGGCCGAGACAATGCGAATGCCCAGGATTCCCCCCATGATGATGGCGGCGAAAACAATCATGAAAAAAAGAAACGGGTGTCTGCGTGAAAACATGGGCTCGCCCTTTTATGGATTCTGATGGGTTTTTGTGTTTAATTCCCGGACGGGGCTTAAAAAAAATCCCTCCCCTTTTCTCAAAGGGGAGGGAAGAGCGGGGACATGGGCGTCCGGCGCGTTATTCTTCGTTGAGTTTTTCCTGAAGATTTTCGCGCAGTATCTCCCCAAAACTGGATGTCGAGGAAGACGGGTTGTTGATGTATTCGTTGAACAGGCTCTTTTCATCGTCCATTTCAAGCCGCTTGATGGAAAGGCCGATTCGTCTTTCCTCGCTGTTGACATCCATGACCTTGGAGCTGATGATGTCTCCCAGCTTGAATTTGCTGATGGGCGTTTTGGTTTTCTCCTTGCTGATTTCAGACACGTGCACCAGGCCCTCAATGCCCTCTTCAAGCTCCACAAAAACCCCGAAATCCGTGAGATTGGTGACCGTTCCGGTGATTTCTTTTCCCACCTGGTAACGCTCCTCCACCGTCTTCCAGGGATCGGTGTTGAGCTGTTTGATGCCCAGGGAAAAGCGCTCGCTTTTCTTGTCGATGTCCAAAACCACCGCCTGGATCACATCGCCCTTGCTGTAAAGCTCCGAGGGGTGCTTGATTCGCTTGGTCCAGGAAATGTCGGAAATGTGCACCAGGCCGTCGATTCCCTCGTCGATCCCGATAAAAAGACCAAAATCGGTGATGTTTTTAATCCGGCCCTCAATGGTGGTCCCCACGGGATATTTCTCGCCGATGACATCCCAGGGATTGGGCGCCACCTGTTTCATCCCGAGAGAGATGCGCCGGTTGTCCGGCTTGATGTCCAGAACCACCGCCTCCACCATCTCGCCCACCGAAATAATTTTGGACGGGTGGCGGATTTTCCGGGTCCACGACATTTCAGACACATGAATCAGGCCTTCCACTCCCTCCTCAAGCTCCACAAAGGCGCCGTAATCGGTCAAACTGACGACCTTTCCCGTCACCCGGGATGCGGTGGGGTACTTTTCCGTGACCTTGGTCCAGGGGTCATCGGTCAACTGCTTCATGCCAAGGGACACCCGCTCATTTTCAAGGTCAAGATTGAGCACCTTGACATTGATCTCATCGCCGATGGAAAACATCTCGGAGGGGTGCTTGACCCGGCCCCAGGAAATGTCCGTGATGTGCAAAAGGCCGTCCAAACCGCCCAAATCCACGAACACGCCGTATTCGGTGATGTTTTTCACAATGCCCTCAACCACTTTCCCCTCATGGATGGTGGCCAGGGTCTCGGCTCTTTTGGCCTCCCTCTCCTGATCCAGAAGAACCCGCCTCGACAGCACGATATTGCTCCGTTTCCGGTTGTACTTGAGTATCTTGAAGTCGAAGGTTTTTCCCACCATCTCATCCATGTTCCGAATGGGCCGGAGATCGGCCTGGGAGCCGGGCAGAAACGCCTGGACCCCGATATCCACGGAGAAGCCCCCCTTGACGCGGCTGGTGATGACGCCTGTGACGTTTTTGTCTTCGTCGAACAACGCTTTGATGGCCTCCCAGACCTTGACCTTGGCGGCTTTCTCCTTGGAGAGCGCCAGCCTCTCCTCGTCTTCGTCCCACTGTTCAACCATCACCTCGACATCGTCGTCCACAACGGCGCTGACGTTGCCCTCTTCATCCATGAATTCCTGGATTCGGATCTGGCCCTCGGATTTGTAGCCGATGTCCACCAGCACATAGTCTTTGGAGACCTGGATGATCTTTCCGATGACCACCTCTCCCTCCGCGCACCGTTTGAAGGTGGCGTTGTACATCATCTCCATGCTCTCCATGGACATGTCTTCCATGTCTTCAACAGCGTCCACGTCTTCGACAACGTCCACGTCTTCGACGGCGTCCATGTCGTTCATGTCTTCGGCGGCGTCCGCCAAAGAGGATTCAGCCGCCGGCGTCTCGGAAATTCCGGCGTCCAAATCTTGAGCCGGGGTTTTTGCGGCGTCCGCGTCCCCCGCCTCCGGGTTTAATGGTTGAGTTGAATCGTTTTCGTTAATGTGTTCCATACAATAAAAGTACCCCCTTAACCTTTTTTTTATATCAAGCCCTGCGTCGGGCGTGATGATCTAAATCAGACCTCCATACCAAGGAAATTTTAAAAACACAA includes:
- a CDS encoding Alpha-1,3-rhamnosyl/mannosyltransferase, coding for MKILVNANPMAGILTGISRYLRNLYAALSDLDQGRIFYMWGNEVLGAMPPLADFARWEKMTATVWKLADPIVFGLRSLHLLRQERKLREICRNTFFDIYHETGFTPSKMTSSPTLYTMCDLSMRRYKETHPRERVLFFEYFLKRRFKYANHILTISEYIRQEIINELNVPPEMVSFVHLAADPVFGPVSAEKVKKVRDNYGLPESYLLFVSSLEPRKNIDLLMDALRAAKTDIPVVLAGWHAWGDKEWIKKAEMMKKTNPVYVLGHIPDHDLVALYNGAVALIYPSIYEGFGLPIVEAMSCGCPVICSNRSSMPEVAGDAAILIDPFDSEDLAQAIEQVSHDTRLRRNLARLGLNQAKRFSWEKSAAETLDVFKKVAKNK
- a CDS encoding Mannose-1-phosphate guanylyltransferase (fragment), translated to MAEPLSEMDAQETKSYAILLAGGSGSRLWPVSRQRYPKQLARFAGRDSMIQSVIKRVAPAIDFSRIKVVCGAEHCHDISRHMEEAGISPEGKIYVEPCGRNTAPAILLGALHILSEEKDAICCVFPADHVIKDEARFNQKLQAAIRLASQGHMVTFGIRPHYPETGYGYIEGGEKVLDGALSIKRFVEKPPRETAEAYIEAGNFFWNSGMFAFKASVLIEEMNTHLPGLVRDMRAMLSKGGEIPLEDYRRLPDISIDHAIMEKTRRGVALPADFGWSDIGTWKSLYDFLPKDENQNVISGDVVARNARGCLIMGHKRLVVANHLTDMVIVETPDSIFVSDLKNSREVKSVVEDLKKEGRAECRRHVPEYHSGEDGPALTKKMS
- the dnaE gene encoding DNA polymerase III subunit alpha, producing the protein MTDAGKDFVHLHVHTQYSLLDGAIRIDALLKRLNAFGMRSAAITDHGSMFGIPEFYEKTTKAGIKPILGCECYVAPRSLEDKTPLDHKGMSHLVLLAENMEGYRNLCRLASVAQLKGFYYKPRIDKALLRENRKGLIGLSACLHGQIPRLILDGKMKEADQAALEYVDILGEDNFFLEIQNNGIDVQETVNQALCDMSQRLSVPLVASNDCHYLDREDVRAHDVLLCIQTGKTVDDRKRLKFGTDQLYLKSKEEMQNSFADFPQALENSVEIAGRCEVHFDSGKYHFPRFEDGTGKKVDELFEKKAREGFEKTLSKIRKTDPDIDEEAYRRRLSKEIDLIKDMGFPGYFLIVADFISHSRKKNIPVGPGRGSAAGSLVAYSLGITDLDPIKHGLIFERFLNPARKSMPDIDVDFCIEGREEVFRYVVERYSGESQDVEDARVAQIITFGKLKTRAVIRDVGRALGMPLGEVDAIAKMVPDDLGITLDGALKKEPRLKEVSRKNPAVKDLLKICATLEGLPRHASTHAAGVVISDKRLVEYLPLYKGKKGEIVTQFDMKHVEKIGLVKFDFLGLRNLTVIQNAINLIREQGGEPPDLDHLPMEDGKTYRLLESGDTTGVFQLESSGMKDLLTRLRPERFDDIVALVALYRPGPLESGMVNDFVKCKHGEKKALYLVPELEPILKETYGVIVYQEQVMKIAGELADYTMSEADDLRKAMGKKIPEIMASHRHRFVSGAGKKGISEDAARSIFDLIEKFGGYGFNKSHSAAYALISYQTAYLKAHFPLEFMAALLTSEMHSTDGVVKFIAECRDHDIPVLPPDINESGKRFRVADSKIRFGLLAVKNVGENAVDLILKAREEGNFSSLFDFCESVDLGKVNKRVMESLIKCGAFDSTGATRAGLMAVLDDAADHGQRVQKEKNDPQMTLFEIGGDPDINAPKMPELEEWDEKSLLSFEKEALGFYITGHPLNRRRALMDKFANVDSLSIREKESGKKVSMGGIIRSVKHIRTKKGDPMGFVSIEDLNGSAEAVVFSKLYAKVHEFLEEDAAVFVRGTTQKEEKSTKILADSIVLMDEAESVWTAGVHFTMNIDQVRENDLSRLRDLIRNHPGTCRGYLHLNSPGKYEVVLAFPESFCLDPGPVFSRQAKALLGPNAVSSVAREMGREDG
- the guaB gene encoding IMP dehydrogenase (Evidence 2a : Function from experimental evidences in other organisms; PubMedId : 2860637, 2998937, 2904262, 9298646, 9600841, 9629924; Product type e : enzyme) yields the protein MPKIFREKAYSFDDVLLLPNYSDTLPKDIDTKTRLTRNIRLNIPIVSAAMDTVTEAGSAITMARSGGMGFIHRNMSVKSQVKEILKVKKSESAVIRDPITTRPERKIGEVKQLMARYKISGVPVVTDGDRLAGIVTNRDLRFETDVDKKVSEVMTRNGLVTLSEESIPFERPKEKLHKHKIEKLPVVDQKGRLTGLITIKDIQKKKKHPHACKDDVGRLRVGAAVGVGEDMLGRVSELIGAEADVILIDTSHGHSKNVIDAVRKIKAAFGNCELIAGNVGTEEGARALAEAGVDAIKIGIGPGSICTTRIIAGVGIPQMTAILNCLEVSRETGIPIIADGGIKYSGDITKALGAGAHSVMIGGLFAGTDESPGEFVLFQGRRYKIYRGMGSLEAMKKGSRDRYYQGESVEDDKLVPEGIVGRVPYRGSLEGAVYQLIGGLKAGMGYLGCVDIEDLRQNARFIEISAAGMKESHVHDVVITKEAPNYRLD
- a CDS encoding conserved hypothetical protein (Evidence 4 : Unknown function but conserved in other organisms); its protein translation is MIVHINPLNPQPRLIDKTVEILKKGGVIVYPTDTYYGIGCDIMNKKAIEKIYRMKNRNKNKPFSFICSGLKNISHYAKVTNYAYKTMKRLLPGPYTFILEGSKLVPKIMLTKRKTAGIRVPDHPICMALVDALGNPIISTSAATPDGSAFLDPSLIQDYFGSRIDLTIDGGPAPGSPSSVISLHHDAPEIIRRGIGDVSLFE
- a CDS encoding Signal peptidase — its product is MFSRRHPFLFFMIVFAAIIMGGILGIRIVSALSPSDSGYHYPAGSGGEKIGVIEVSGVIAESRDIVFRLKRFREDDSIRAVVLRVDSPGGGAAPSQEICREVEKTAQKKKVVASMGAIATSGGYYIASSAHGIMANPGTITGSIGVIMGFMNYEELLKKIGLKSFVIKSGRYKDTGSPARPMRPGEKQILQDFSDSIHRQFIRAVARGRKMPVEKVEKISDGRIFSGLKAREIGLVDRMGNLEDAIQWAGEMSGAKGKITPIYPREDEDFFRRFLKMSAKEIAGRIMGEVAGAGNPRAGYLYLPPGE
- the rpsA gene encoding 30S ribosomal subunit protein S1 (Evidence 2a : Function from experimental evidences in other organisms; PubMedId : 1712292, 3159903, 6281725, 6384724, 7041110, 7783627, 9298646, 9716382; Product type s : structure), whose product is MEHINENDSTQPLNPEAGDADAAKTPAQDLDAGISETPAAESSLADAAEDMNDMDAVEDVDVVEDVDAVEDMEDMSMESMEMMYNATFKRCAEGEVVIGKIIQVSKDYVLVDIGYKSEGQIRIQEFMDEEGNVSAVVDDDVEVMVEQWDEDEERLALSKEKAAKVKVWEAIKALFDEDKNVTGVITSRVKGGFSVDIGVQAFLPGSQADLRPIRNMDEMVGKTFDFKILKYNRKRSNIVLSRRVLLDQEREAKRAETLATIHEGKVVEGIVKNITEYGVFVDLGGLDGLLHITDISWGRVKHPSEMFSIGDEINVKVLNLDLENERVSLGMKQLTDDPWTKVTEKYPTASRVTGKVVSLTDYGAFVELEEGVEGLIHVSEMSWTRKIRHPSKIISVGEMVEAVVLDIKPDNRRISLGMKQVAPNPWDVIGEKYPVGTTIEGRIKNITDFGLFIGIDEGIDGLVHISDISWTKRIKHPSELYSKGDVIQAVVLDIDKKSERFSLGIKQLNTDPWKTVEERYQVGKEITGTVTNLTDFGVFVELEEGIEGLVHVSEISKEKTKTPISKFKLGDIISSKVMDVNSEERRIGLSIKRLEMDDEKSLFNEYINNPSSSTSSFGEILRENLQEKLNEE